A portion of the Cystobacter ferrugineus genome contains these proteins:
- a CDS encoding bifunctional nuclease family protein — translation MKTPIPAATFLLGPLSAALLTLGALLLPGFGPAPSPKSTEPATPVCQPKEGGNPSACKELVELEVRDVIPLVEAKTHAVVLTTPDGAMVLPIFVDESAAVAIAFRLAHLRSPQPLSQDLLGSMVVELGAKVTEVRIDDLKDDIYVGRVFLEQGTRKMTLDARPSDSIAMALDGQARIRVTRKVLDEAGISREEINSLRGGDGPGVGGSGAPDMDMNDALPFTPHGLSPHQSPPSPLPDMKPEPGRTDEISL, via the coding sequence GTGAAAACGCCCATTCCTGCCGCCACGTTCCTGCTGGGTCCGCTCTCCGCCGCGCTGCTCACCCTGGGCGCTCTGCTCCTGCCGGGCTTCGGTCCCGCTCCCTCACCCAAATCCACCGAGCCGGCCACCCCGGTCTGTCAACCCAAGGAAGGAGGCAATCCTTCCGCATGCAAGGAGTTGGTGGAGCTGGAGGTGCGGGACGTCATCCCGCTCGTCGAGGCGAAGACCCATGCCGTGGTGCTCACCACCCCGGATGGCGCCATGGTGCTGCCCATCTTCGTGGACGAGTCGGCCGCGGTGGCCATCGCCTTCCGGCTCGCCCACCTGCGCTCGCCCCAGCCGCTGTCGCAGGATCTCCTCGGCTCGATGGTGGTGGAACTGGGCGCCAAGGTGACCGAGGTCCGCATCGATGACCTCAAGGACGACATCTACGTGGGCCGGGTCTTCCTCGAACAGGGGACTCGCAAGATGACCCTGGATGCCCGCCCCTCGGACTCCATCGCCATGGCGCTGGATGGCCAGGCGCGCATCCGGGTGACGCGCAAGGTGCTGGACGAGGCGGGCATCAGCCGCGAGGAGATCAACTCCCTGCGTGGCGGCGACGGCCCGGGCGTGGGTGGCAGCGGTGCGCCGGACATGGACATGAACGATGCCCTGCCCTTCACGCCCCACGGCCTCTCCCCGCACCAGAGTCCGCCCTCCCCCCTCCCGGACATGAAGCCGGAGCCTGGCCGCACGGACGAGATCAGCCTCTAG
- a CDS encoding NAD-dependent epimerase/dehydratase family protein: MELKEKIVLVTGASGFVGTYVARGLREQGVRVRALVRRPEARAELERFGVETVLGDLTDARSVEAAVRGTQAIVHCAVQPTADVSEARRVNVEGTRTLAQAALATGCERFVHISTIAVYPLRDREGVVEESLPLADDKDAYSITKIEAEREVEAAAARGLRTVILRPPVILGAHPSSFWGNRLPRDIAAGQFAQVDEGRRPLSYVHVLSLVDAVIRALRVDEAVGQTFNITDGHTPWHRYTDFFKTRPLPSVPSAQLPAFMSFQGTFSTEKAQRVLGWKPRDTFDPVMAEVVRALPKP; encoded by the coding sequence ATGGAGCTGAAGGAAAAGATCGTCCTCGTCACGGGGGCCAGTGGGTTCGTGGGGACGTACGTCGCTCGGGGGTTGCGCGAGCAGGGCGTTCGGGTGCGCGCGCTGGTGCGACGCCCCGAGGCCCGGGCGGAGCTGGAGCGGTTCGGTGTGGAGACGGTGCTGGGAGACCTGACGGACGCGCGCTCCGTGGAGGCCGCCGTGCGAGGCACCCAGGCCATCGTGCACTGCGCGGTGCAGCCCACGGCGGATGTCTCCGAGGCCCGGCGGGTGAACGTGGAGGGCACGCGCACGCTCGCCCAGGCCGCGCTCGCCACCGGCTGCGAGCGCTTCGTGCACATCTCCACCATCGCCGTCTACCCGCTGCGCGATCGGGAGGGCGTCGTGGAGGAGTCCCTGCCCCTGGCGGATGACAAGGATGCCTACTCCATCACCAAGATCGAGGCGGAGCGCGAGGTGGAGGCAGCGGCGGCCCGGGGCCTGCGCACGGTCATCCTCCGCCCACCGGTCATCCTCGGCGCGCACCCCAGCTCCTTCTGGGGGAACCGGTTGCCCAGAGACATCGCGGCCGGACAGTTCGCGCAGGTGGACGAGGGACGGCGCCCCCTGAGCTACGTGCACGTGCTCAGTCTGGTGGATGCGGTGATCCGCGCCCTGCGCGTCGACGAGGCCGTGGGCCAGACGTTCAACATCACCGACGGGCACACGCCCTGGCATCGGTACACGGACTTCTTCAAGACCCGCCCGCTGCCCTCCGTCCCGTCGGCGCAGCTCCCCGCGTTCATGAGCTTCCAGGGGACGTTCTCGACCGAGAAGGCCCAGCGCGTGCTGGGCTGGAAACCCCGGGACACCTTCGACCCGGTCATGGCCGAGGTGGTTCGCGCCCTGCCCAAGCCGTAG
- the pyk gene encoding pyruvate kinase codes for MRKAKIICTLGPSSDSAVVIEALIRAGMNVARLNFSHGTPEEHRRRVQLIRRASSRLGMPVAILQDVQGPKIRLGRFEGGRLEVKAGEQVVVTTRKVLGQGHLIPTPIRSLPRDVEPGHPILLDDGRVRLRVDSVSGQDVTCTVEQGGVLKDHKGLNLPGAHVSVPTITAKDREDLAFGQELGVDYVALSFVRTAEDIERARALVAGRNTPLIAKIEKPQAVENLDAIARAADGIMVARGDLGVEMPLEKLPAMQKQMVRLVNRLGGLTIVATEMLESMITNARPTRAEVSDVANAILDGADAVMLSGETAAGKFPVEAVATMARIVEEIETGSERIARDVPFEHARDDISTGVAAAAVAAAEQMRIGTIVAYTERGRTAQLISEFRPNARVVALTPNPETVNRMALYWGVTPRRVGRLQSTDAMLRQVRRLCREEGLCPSGTPVVIVAGVPLNEPGSTNMISVHRV; via the coding sequence ATGCGAAAGGCGAAGATCATCTGCACCCTGGGGCCGTCCTCGGATTCAGCCGTCGTGATCGAGGCACTCATTCGGGCGGGCATGAACGTGGCCCGGCTCAACTTCTCCCATGGAACGCCCGAGGAGCACCGGCGCCGGGTCCAGCTCATCCGGCGGGCATCGAGCCGGCTGGGCATGCCCGTGGCCATCCTCCAGGACGTGCAGGGTCCGAAGATCCGCCTGGGACGCTTCGAGGGAGGCCGCCTGGAGGTGAAGGCGGGTGAGCAGGTGGTGGTGACGACACGCAAGGTGCTCGGGCAGGGCCACCTCATTCCCACCCCCATCCGCTCGCTGCCCCGGGACGTGGAGCCGGGCCATCCCATCCTCCTGGATGATGGGCGGGTGCGCCTGCGGGTGGACTCGGTGTCGGGCCAGGACGTGACGTGCACCGTGGAACAGGGAGGCGTGCTCAAGGATCACAAGGGCCTCAACCTGCCGGGGGCGCATGTGTCGGTGCCCACGATCACCGCCAAGGACAGGGAGGACCTGGCCTTCGGGCAGGAGCTGGGCGTGGACTACGTGGCGCTGTCCTTCGTGCGCACGGCGGAGGACATCGAGCGGGCGCGGGCGCTCGTGGCCGGGCGGAACACGCCGCTCATCGCGAAGATCGAGAAGCCCCAGGCGGTGGAGAACCTGGACGCCATCGCGCGCGCGGCGGACGGCATCATGGTGGCGCGCGGCGACCTGGGCGTGGAGATGCCGCTGGAGAAGCTACCCGCCATGCAGAAGCAGATGGTGCGCCTGGTCAACCGCCTGGGCGGACTGACCATCGTGGCCACGGAGATGCTGGAGAGCATGATCACCAACGCGCGGCCCACGCGCGCCGAGGTGTCGGACGTGGCCAACGCCATCCTGGACGGGGCGGACGCGGTGATGCTCTCGGGCGAGACGGCGGCGGGGAAGTTCCCGGTGGAGGCGGTGGCCACCATGGCGCGCATCGTGGAGGAGATCGAAACGGGCTCGGAGCGGATCGCGAGGGACGTGCCCTTCGAGCATGCCCGGGATGACATCTCCACGGGCGTGGCGGCGGCGGCGGTGGCCGCGGCCGAGCAGATGCGCATTGGCACCATCGTGGCGTACACGGAGCGCGGCCGCACCGCGCAGCTCATCTCCGAGTTCCGGCCGAACGCCCGGGTGGTGGCGCTGACGCCCAACCCGGAGACGGTCAACCGCATGGCGCTCTACTGGGGCGTGACGCCGCGGCGGGTGGGCCGGCTGCAGTCCACGGACGCGATGCTGCGGCAGGTGCGCCGGCTGTGCCGCGAGGAGGGCCTGTGCCCCAGTGGCACTCCCGTGGTCATCGTGGCCGGCGTGCCCCTCAACGAGCCGGGCAGCACCAACATGATCTCCGTGCACCGCGTCTGA